One Synechococcus sp. CC9605 genomic window carries:
- a CDS encoding NifU family protein codes for MSTETMALTLENVEKVLDELRPFLMADGGNVEVVELDGPIVKVRLQGACGSCPSSTMTLKMGIERKMRESIPEVSEVVQVL; via the coding sequence ATGAGCACTGAAACCATGGCCCTCACGCTTGAGAACGTGGAGAAGGTGCTGGATGAGCTGCGCCCCTTCCTGATGGCCGACGGCGGCAACGTTGAAGTGGTGGAACTGGACGGCCCGATCGTGAAAGTGCGCCTGCAGGGAGCCTGCGGCAGCTGCCCCAGCAGCACGATGACTTTGAAGATGGGCATCGAACGCAAGATGCGCGAGTCGATCCCTGAAGTGAGTGAAGTGGTGCAGGTGCTCTGA